The following proteins come from a genomic window of Vallitaleaceae bacterium 9-2:
- the rsmA gene encoding 16S rRNA (adenine(1518)-N(6)/adenine(1519)-N(6))-dimethyltransferase RsmA, whose translation MDRISKPQRTREIIEKNAFSLKKKYGQNFLINQNILENIISGAELDPEDVVIEIGPGIGSLTQYIAEQVDQVVAIEIDKTLIPILEETLAEYGNVHIINEDILKVDLKAMIDQQYPNRKIKIVANLPYYITTPIIMKIFEEHIPVDSITIMIQEEVADRMQASPSTKEYGALSLAVQYYSHPKVLVKVPPSSFVPQPKVGSSVIRLEVNDHYKKQTEDDEFLFKLIRGAFQQRRKTLVNTLAHQPGIDISKEEIRQALKKIGVSEKIRGEALSLEQFIELAKELRKAEKS comes from the coding sequence AGAAATAATTGAAAAAAATGCTTTTTCACTTAAGAAAAAATATGGGCAAAACTTCTTAATTAATCAAAATATTTTGGAGAATATTATAAGTGGGGCAGAATTGGATCCGGAGGATGTTGTTATTGAAATTGGACCGGGTATTGGAAGTTTGACACAATATATTGCAGAACAGGTTGACCAGGTGGTTGCCATTGAAATTGACAAAACACTCATTCCTATTTTGGAAGAAACGCTAGCAGAATATGGGAATGTACATATAATTAATGAAGACATATTAAAGGTTGATCTAAAGGCAATGATTGATCAGCAGTATCCAAATCGGAAAATTAAAATTGTTGCAAATCTTCCGTATTATATTACTACGCCAATTATTATGAAAATCTTCGAAGAACATATTCCGGTGGATTCGATTACGATTATGATTCAAGAAGAAGTTGCTGATCGCATGCAGGCGAGCCCATCTACTAAAGAATATGGAGCGCTTTCGTTAGCCGTTCAATATTATTCTCACCCCAAAGTACTTGTTAAAGTTCCACCAAGTAGCTTTGTTCCACAACCTAAAGTGGGTTCTTCGGTTATTCGCCTAGAAGTAAACGATCACTATAAAAAACAAACGGAAGATGATGAATTCTTATTTAAACTTATTCGTGGAGCATTTCAGCAACGTAGAAAAACGCTTGTAAATACGTTAGCACATCAACCGGGTATTGACATATCAAAAGAGGAAATTCGACAGGCATTGAAAAAAATAGGTGTCTCAGAAAAAATACGTGGGGAAGCGTTATCCTTAGAACAATTTATAGAACTGGCAAAAGAGCTACGAAAAGCAGAAAAATCATGA
- a CDS encoding DUF4097 family beta strand repeat-containing protein: protein MKSFNKTMGYLMGFFFLMATLSVVVALSYIERHDLSVNNLFSQSTSLRYSDHWDIDFFPDILSSSHRSDNYETLTLSDQETFDLVDQLFISTSVEDVHFIEEEREDILVEYFREQPDTNRYTTNFNTQLKNNQLSVTTTLSIRNLVMTQDYKGTINVHIPKDYHFKEVKLDSDTTRLTNDNIYQNTDKLILITDLGDIDISLTQDIKEVGIFCDLGSISLDSQSQLGFLEVNNNLGDIDLSLMSVDMLKVNADLGSIEADMNLDEDTVIYADTDLGSVNSDYKLTTTSSGSNYSFYSNLGSIEINKIQ from the coding sequence ATGAAATCTTTTAACAAAACTATGGGCTATTTAATGGGATTTTTCTTTCTCATGGCAACGCTTAGTGTTGTCGTTGCTCTCTCCTACATTGAACGCCATGATTTATCTGTCAACAATCTTTTTTCTCAGAGTACATCTTTGCGTTATTCTGATCATTGGGATATTGATTTTTTCCCGGATATACTCTCTTCAAGCCATCGAAGCGATAATTATGAAACCTTGACCCTAAGCGACCAGGAGACATTTGATTTAGTCGACCAACTGTTTATTTCAACGTCTGTAGAAGATGTCCATTTTATTGAAGAAGAGCGTGAGGATATTCTTGTAGAGTATTTTCGCGAACAGCCTGATACTAACCGCTACACTACCAATTTCAATACCCAATTAAAGAATAACCAGTTATCTGTTACAACGACTTTATCTATACGTAATCTAGTGATGACTCAAGATTACAAAGGTACTATCAACGTGCATATACCTAAAGATTATCATTTTAAAGAAGTAAAACTTGATTCGGACACCACCCGTCTAACCAATGACAATATTTACCAAAACACCGATAAATTAATTTTGATTACTGATTTAGGTGATATCGATATTTCTCTCACCCAAGATATTAAAGAAGTAGGTATCTTCTGTGATTTAGGCTCCATATCTCTTGACTCCCAATCTCAACTCGGTTTTCTTGAAGTCAATAATAACCTTGGCGATATTGATTTATCACTTATGTCTGTAGATATGCTAAAGGTAAATGCTGACCTTGGTTCTATTGAGGCTGACATGAATTTAGATGAAGATACAGTAATCTATGCCGATACAGATCTTGGCTCTGTAAATTCTGATTATAAGCTAACCACAACTTCAAGTGGCAGCAACTATTCGTTCTATTCAAATCTAGGTTCTATTGAAATCAATAAAATACAGTAA
- a CDS encoding FxsA family protein has protein sequence MEKRKSIFGYILILFTVIPLVELYLLLQIAERTSAMITFAIILVTGIVGAFFAKIQGRLVIQKIRISLQQAIMPKEELVDGLCVLIGGAFLLTPGILTDIAGFSLLIPVTRNMYKKMLKHKFEQMIQTGGY, from the coding sequence ATGGAAAAAAGAAAAAGTATATTTGGGTATATACTCATATTATTTACCGTGATTCCATTAGTAGAGTTGTATTTGCTACTTCAAATCGCAGAACGCACCAGTGCAATGATTACATTTGCAATTATTTTAGTCACAGGAATTGTAGGTGCTTTTTTTGCAAAAATACAAGGACGATTAGTCATCCAAAAAATACGTATATCTTTACAGCAAGCAATTATGCCTAAAGAAGAGCTCGTTGATGGTTTATGTGTATTAATTGGAGGGGCTTTTTTATTAACACCGGGAATTTTGACAGATATTGCAGGGTTTTCATTGCTTATTCCAGTAACACGTAATATGTATAAGAAGATGTTAAAGCATAAATTTGAACAGATGATTCAAACAGGAGGATACTAA
- a CDS encoding DUF1700 domain-containing protein: MDKYSYLHELYQSLSTLTEPERSKIMKDAEAKFDEAEKNGRPISEVIHELGIPKRTSIVTSQQRIYKNPEPVVPVQKANQPVPMILIGIGLLMFNLIIVLGPFLGIWGVIFGLFISGIAMAISGLLIVLSGILAFPISFISIPLIVMSHPVLLFSTGFFLLGIGGFLGLLTIFVGRLIGILTYRYTKWNLKLIRGY; encoded by the coding sequence ATGGATAAATATTCTTATCTTCATGAACTCTATCAGTCCTTGTCCACATTGACTGAACCAGAGCGCTCAAAAATCATGAAGGATGCTGAAGCCAAGTTTGATGAAGCCGAAAAAAATGGACGCCCAATTTCTGAAGTTATTCATGAGCTTGGTATTCCCAAAAGAACCTCCATCGTCACATCACAACAACGCATTTACAAAAATCCGGAACCGGTTGTCCCAGTTCAAAAAGCAAACCAACCGGTGCCTATGATTCTTATTGGCATTGGATTACTAATGTTTAACCTCATTATTGTGCTTGGACCATTTCTTGGTATTTGGGGTGTTATCTTTGGTTTGTTTATCTCCGGCATTGCAATGGCTATCTCTGGACTTCTCATTGTCCTTAGCGGTATCCTAGCATTTCCTATTTCATTTATTTCGATACCTCTTATCGTTATGTCACACCCTGTTTTACTTTTTTCCACAGGATTTTTTCTCCTTGGTATCGGAGGATTTCTTGGTCTATTGACTATTTTCGTTGGAAGATTAATAGGAATATTAACATATCGTTATACAAAATGGAATCTCAAACTAATTAGGGGGTATTAA
- a CDS encoding HAD family phosphatase — protein sequence MFKAVIFDMDGLLIDSESMTFEGYKKICRQHEYIFEDEFYFQFLGSNIDYMRQGFEARYGQAFPFEPILDQVHTEIEKAFESDGIPLKPGALNLLEHLKEQSIKIGLATSSSRDRVDAIIAKADIASYFDATVCGDEITRSKPDPEIFLTACQKLEVTPCEALVLEDSENGIRGAFDGKITCIHVPDLIPSSKAIQERAAYIAKDLNEIISWLNMQNTLQIK from the coding sequence ATGTTTAAGGCAGTTATATTCGACATGGATGGGTTACTAATTGATAGCGAGAGCATGACATTTGAAGGGTATAAGAAGATATGCCGTCAGCACGAGTATATCTTTGAAGATGAGTTTTACTTTCAGTTTTTAGGGAGCAATATTGACTATATGCGTCAAGGGTTTGAGGCACGATATGGTCAAGCGTTCCCGTTTGAACCTATACTTGACCAAGTGCATACAGAGATTGAAAAGGCATTTGAATCAGATGGAATTCCCCTCAAACCAGGAGCATTAAATTTACTAGAGCATCTTAAAGAGCAGTCAATCAAAATCGGATTGGCAACATCAAGTTCCCGAGATCGGGTTGATGCAATTATAGCAAAAGCAGACATTGCATCGTATTTTGATGCGACAGTTTGTGGCGATGAGATTACACGAAGTAAACCAGACCCTGAAATTTTTTTGACAGCATGTCAAAAACTAGAGGTCACACCTTGTGAGGCTTTGGTTTTGGAAGACTCTGAGAATGGAATTCGTGGTGCATTTGATGGGAAGATTACATGTATTCATGTACCGGATTTAATACCTTCATCAAAAGCCATACAAGAGCGAGCGGCATATATAGCCAAAGATTTAAATGAGATTATTAGTTGGCTTAACATGCAAAACACTTTACAAATAAAATAG